TTAATTATTGTCTACATATTTCTGGCATATTGCTACAAAAGAATTTTGGTGAACAATCCAGTAATTCAAAACATCTTAACATCCCTCCGTGCCATTTTCCTCAAAGGAAATTGCTAATTTTACATTTTCGCTGTTACTGTAGCACTCAAAGGGTtagtaataatattcataagaaataagtataatttataatgtgttgtttgtaatagtttaaattttaacttctttCGTAATTTGTTACCAAACTAGTGTTAGAATTCtattaaaatcattacaaatagGATTACACAATGTAACATATCTTGTACAAATTAGTTTCGAGTAATTGAAAACTGTCATGACATTCCTTAGATGTGGtcatattacaaaattgtaaatgttgaataaatTGTTGTTACAAACTACAGTGTGTTAGTTTCctcattatgttaaaaatattatacatcttattaagcaatattagtaaaaattacatttataacttaCATTTGGTAAATGCTACCGAAAGGATAAGTATGTACCTGAATTGATGGTCACTCCGCAAGAAGATGACAACACCACATATTTTAGAACTCTACATGTAATAAGTCCAGCTTAGCCATTAATTACTCTTTTAGTATTAGTGATGATTTCTCTACGGACTTACTTTTTTTCTGAACTAAAAACACTTAATAAACATGTTTGAACCTTTAATGCAAATCTAAAAGTGGATAATTTATGTACTGAGTAATTTATGTGATTTGTGTGAACAATTACTCCCAAAAACTTTTGTGTATCGACTATACAACAATTGGTTTCGGTCAGTTCATAATAAGCACGTTTTCCTGCCTTGAAATGTACAAGGGTAAGATAAACCTTGCCCAGATAATAAAGAATTAAGTCATCTTAACTTGTTGAGGCACTAATTAATGtgataattaagttttattacgCAACTGATGGGATAGGTGAAACCTAATCACAAATTAACATGTGATTAGGTGAAATAAAATGGCGCACTCATGagatgtgtaaaaatataattgtactaataaaaaagtGAACTAAAATAAAGTAGCTTAAACTTCGAGTTGTTCAGCGAACACTGGGCTGAAGTCAGGGATGAGCTCCTGCACCGCTTGTCTCCAAGCTCGGCGTCGTTGCTCCTTCTCTCTCTCCACAAACATGACTCTCGGCAAGTCTCTCCAGCAGGCAAAACTGCGCCGCAGCAATTGTCTGCAAATTCAACAAGCCGAAGATGATGCAGTGGTATCTAAACATATATTGTACATTCTTATTGTACTGAACGACGGTATgtaagaaatctaaaatttttatcattttgaaatGGAGGATTTAAAAAACTCTGCTGAAAATCATTTACTTTTaggataggttaggttaggaGAATCATCAAATAGgatcatttactaaaaaatgtatagtcTCACAAAAAGCCAGATTAGGTTATTTACAACACCTTTTCAGATCATGCTCCAAAAGCTGATACCACTCCTCCTAAGTCCTATCAGTAAATTACTAATCAAGAGATGAATGACACAGAAAAAACCGATTTCTGAGATGGAAAGAGTCTAAGATTTTGAATCTTAATTAATGGAAACAATTGTAAGAGTTATTCTTGCCAGAACTAAACTATATAGAAAACATTCATTAGAGTAAAAGGTTGTCTTAAATTGAAACATCACATAATTATACCTACCGGGATTCTCCAAAATAAACTGACCTTTTCTTAGACTACCTTTGCTAGGAACAagcaatataattgtttttatttcattcttactACAAACATGCCATGCTCTTTGGTATTCATAATCACAAGTGAGAGGTTATAGCTCATTGGTGTGTTTAAGTGTTAGGCGTTGAACCTTGTTATCAAGTTACATGTTCCTCACTCATCAGATAGGTAATTTTCTGAACGTCATAGTCAAAGCATATTTAGGTAACCCTCCAATGCCAATTTAGAGATATGCTTAAGCACCGGCTGTAGTAAAATGACATTGAGTTTTCCCttgtaagaacaatgttaaacctcatgcagttttaCACCCTTTTTTTATCATAGCGTTGTAGATGTCTATTTTAAAGATATACTCATTCGCATCCAAACGCCTTTTAGTTCTTTCTATAATATAGTACGAGtagtatatactttttttaaatatttaaatcatgaaatataacaaaatttgacttttatctgaataacttataaaaatactgaaaaaaaccgcttggatgcatattaattatatctttaaaacgagaCATCTCCCTAGAAtttctagaattaaaaataagGATGTAAAAATACATGAGGTGTCTTAATCTTGATTAGATTGTAGatgcatttatgtttttattaatgtccaAGTAGTCCTCTTAGGCATCTAATAACCCTAGAAAAATAAACCTTAGACCAGATATggattttatgaaattttcacttAATTCCTGTTTTGTTATAACTCATTCAAAGCACTACTAACAATAAATTGTTACAgaattcaaaattcatttattttcagaaaagcaTTGATTACATAGCAGTATATGTATATCTAACTCTCTAGCATTGCTAATCAAGGGAGAAAATTTGATTAAAAGAaacgttttttattatattaaacatatcttccatgcatattgttttacataaatacatctacattaatgttaattacattaattcagcaataaataattcttatggtAGTAAAGAAGTTAAAAtgatttatagatattaaacatatttcttcttataataggaaaatacaaaaattctttttgtttgaaaatgaagaagaaattGGAGTCGTAgattgaatattaaaaagaactataaaattattagaaatataatttgaacattttatatttaatagagtgGAAATTCGTTTTCAGGACCATTGTGAGTGACCTTTGCCTGCCTGAACTTTGAAAGAGAAAGTTGCCTATGGGGTTATCAGTGCTgggttatttaaatgtaatgatatgCCCTAAAGACTGGGAAGCTAATGTGATGGGTTATAAACCTGAATCGGAAGATATTATTATGTCTTGTATATTGTTtcttcttgaatattttaattgtgaaatgAACGGGAAAAGAGAAGTGGCTCAGTTCCTCAGAGCGGGTGGTGGAGTGAGGTACTATTTTGTGTGAGCGCTGACTCGTTACTTTGTGAGTGCGTTACTCTGAATGGTATGACTctttctttttactatttttttttattgcgtTATTAAACTGAAAAACTCGTACTTTATCTATAGAGAATAATCGTAATAACTAACAACCACAATCCCTTTTTCATTTGGATTATCCAAATCCAAATTATAGTTCGTTGCAAGAAAATGCAACGCTTACTTACCTTCTGTGCAATCGCTCTGCAAGCTCTGTTTTGCAGCAATTCTCCAGGTAACGCTCTGCAGCAAAGTCTGCCCACCTGCGGAACATCCTCTCTTGCAGTTTCAGGCAGTACATGTCTTCACTAACCTGCACCTTCATCTTATACTCCCGGTGCAGCTGCAAAGTAAAATGCTCTCAAACTCTATCATCACTGTGTGGAGTTTTTACTTATTTCTGTCGTATATATCTTGCGCTCATACCTAAATTAAGAACACTATTCATGTAAATTTGTGTGTATACTGAagaaataaagttgttttgaatttgaGTCATCTACTTTTGAGATGCAACAATTTCACTATAGACAAgactggttttttttttcttctcttaggacaagaagcttataaattgcacttagtcctgtaagaacctttgcgctgcttccggagtggatattcaggatgggtaaggttagggggtaggggccacctcctatcgagatccatgaggaagaattaggacactacatctcaaagtcatcccggaagaaggaaggccagctctgaaccagcctctccagtcaaagtaggcagggggtggcacacccttgttgaggttaacaagaacctctgaggtaagggaacaaagcccaccaactccaacagtcatcttccacagtagactagacctatcgaattgcccatgaaccccaaaatctcaacatttgcggttagtgatgtgccactactggacatccacaaggttgcccagattgaagtggcacatcgatttttgctgtgcccagtggtgggttcaactggtaggtataaaccagccagaagtgatccctgctgggtactgGTTTTTTCTTACTATTGCATTAATAACATTATCTATTTaagctttgaaaaaaataacGATTGCCACagtcagatttttttatttttttagccaTTAAATTGATGTTGCAGTACAGAACTGTTTACTAAATTACACAGTGCAAACAGAAGTAGATTTTAATACCATAAATTCTTAATATAGGATTGCAGAAATTCACTTCAGATGTATTTGAAACAAAAAGTGAATAAGTGTTCTTTGAAAGGGTCGTTTTCCTTCTAACATAAGTTGTGTTGATCAGTgagtgaaaattgtaaaatatgtgatattgtagggtttcgtaaaaaaaaaaaaaatattttttatgcacCAATGTGGAAATGTTTTGTGAAATTGGTAGATGGTGCAGAATTAAAATCTATCatcttatattttagtttactcAGTACACCTGTGTGCAAGTCAGCACAAGTTGTGGTCGTCTTACTGATTGGAGCCaatcataatatttacaaagaagcCCTCTTTCCTGCTACATTATTTGCTACATTCATTGGATTTTTGCCATTGTTAAATTTAGTCTTATGAGCAATCTGAATGTATATCTtgctttatcatttatttatagtCATAGACATAATATCCTATATAGTTGTacagtacaatgaaatcatttcTATTTTCtcagttgtaaaaatataaacattttgataaaatatcttttttggtAGATGAAGTTCTATTActtctctttgcatttataaaaaaattaatttaaaatataaatggatcAAGAAATAATTGACCATCCAACAACAACCAAATAGTTGGTTGTTGTTAACTATTTAACTGTTCTAACAAAGGAGAAAAAATCTGCTGTAGATAAAAGATGTTTAGTTTAGAATAATTGCAGTTTAATATTGAATGTGAATAGCCcaaaccaaataaattttattattaacacatttgATTAAACTGCTTAGAAAGTTTCAATATGGACACAGGaatcaaacacatttattttgtcAAAGAATTCATGTTAAAGAAGGAAAAGTGTAGATTGTTTTATGATGATCTAGAAAATTTTTGATATATCATTTAAAGAATATACCGCTTTTGTTagtgtatataaacatatttattttcaaagatatTACCTGTGATTGCTCCAACACTGGATATAGTTCCACCATAACAAAGGCAACTTTATTGTTGGAGATCTTTATATTGAAAAGGCCTTAGGAATCTAAATAATCTACATCAATTAAACGACCTTTTTGCTTCATTTGATATACAAATACTTCGTATTCCATCAACAAGGATCACAAACACCTCCGTTTCATCAATTGGCGTAGTATGTACTAACGTGGAAGAGTCT
This Homalodisca vitripennis isolate AUS2020 chromosome 3, UT_GWSS_2.1, whole genome shotgun sequence DNA region includes the following protein-coding sequences:
- the LOC124356592 gene encoding coiled-coil domain-containing protein 191 isoform X2, whose translation is MKVQVSEDMYCLKLQERMFRRWADFAAERYLENCCKTELAERLHRRQLLRRSFACWRDLPRVMFVEREKEQRRRAWRQAVQELIPDFSPVFAEQLEV